The DNA segment GAGCGCCGCTCGGGGATGACCACGCCCGAGGCGCCCGCACACTCGGCCACCCGGCACACCGCCCCGAGGTTGCGGGGATCGGTGACCTGGTCCAGGCACACCACCAGCGCGTCGTCGGCCGCCAGCAGCCCGTCCCCGTCCGCGTAGGGATACGCGCCGGCGTCGGCGCACACGCCCTGGTGATCGGGTGACCCGCAGCGCTCGGTGAGCTGGTGGTCGTCCGCCGCCTCCACAGCCACGCCCTGGAGCCAGGGCTCGCGGGCGGCGCCCTGAGCCGCCCACACACGGGTCACCCGCCGGCGCCCCCGCAGCGCCTCGCGCACCGGGTTGCGCCCGTAGAGGATCATCTATGCCCGCTCGATGCGCGGGCCCTCCGGGGTGTCGCGCACAACCCAGCCGAGCGCCGCGGACTCGTCGCGCTTGGCGTCCGCGGTCTCGAAGTCGCGGGCGTCGCGTGCCGCCTGGCGCTCGTCCACCAGGCGGCGGACCTCGGCCGGCACCTCCTCCGCGGAGCAGTCGAGCAGGCCCTCGAGGCCCAGCGCCCAGAGCATGTCGCGGAACGCGCCCACGCCGAGCGTCTCCCCGCCGTCGAGGCGGCGATTGCCCTCGGCGATCCAGCCGAACAGCTCGCCCCGGCAGGCGCCCGCGGTGTCGAAGTCATCAGCCAGGCGGTCGAAGAAGCGCTGCTCGAACGGCGCCAGCGCATCCGGCTGCGGCGCGTCCGGGTCGAGCCGGCGGCAGAACTCGCGCACTCGGTCCACGCGCGCGGAGGCATCGGTGAGGGCGTCGGGCGAGAAGGCCAGCGGCTTGCGGTAGTGGCCGCCCACGAGGTACATGACCAGCGTGTCGCGCCCATAGGTGTCGAGTGCCTCGCTCAGCTGGAAGATGTTGCCCACCGACTTGGCCATCTTCTCGCCCTCGATGCGGATCATCCCGTTGTGCATCCAGAGCCGGGCGAGCGGCCTGCCGCGCCCGGCCTCGGTCTGGGCGATCTCGTTCTCGTGGTGGGGGAAGATCAGGTCGGAGCCGCCGCCGTGGATGTCGAAGTCCAGGCCGAGGATGTGCTCGGCCATGGCGGAGCACTCGATGTGCCAGCCCGGGCGCCCGCGCCCCCAGGGCGCGTCCCACGCCGTGTCCTCACCCGGCTTCTGGGCCTTCCACAGCGCGAAGTCGTGCGGGCTCTCCTTGAGCGCCATCGTGACCCGCGAGTCCTCCTCCCCCTGGTCCATGTCGTCGAGCTCCCGGTTGGAGAGCTTGCCGTAGCCCTCGTGCGACGCCACGCGGAAGTACACGTCGCCTCCGGACTCGTAGGCGTGGCCCCCGTCGAGGAGTGCCTGGATGAGGTCCACGATTCCGTCGATCGTCTCGCTGGCCAGCGGCTCTGAGTCGGGGCGGCCCAAGCCGAGGCGGTCGGTGTGGTCGACGTAGTGGGCGGTCATCTCTCGCGCCAGCTCCTCACTGGTGACGTCATGCTCCCGCGCGGCGGCGTAGATCTTGTCGTTGACGTCGGTGACGTTGACCACCAGCGTGACGTCGTAGCCCTCGTGCTCGAGGAAGCGCTTGAGCAGCGAATAGACCACGTAGGGCCGGGCGTTGCCGACGTGGATGCGCGAGTACACCGTGGGGCCGCAGGCGTAGATGCCCGCCTTGCCGGGGTCGCGCGGCTCGAGCGGGCGCTCCTCACCGGTGAGCGTGTCATGCAGGCGGATCGTGCGCATCGGCGGGGAGCGTACCGGCGGGAAGCCGTCCGTTCGCCCGCAGGATCTTGAGCGTGTGCACCGTGATGTAGCCGCGCCAGCGACCACGGCGGCACGACCACTGCGATGACCATCTAGTCGGCCAAGTCCACCGTGGCCACCGCGAGCGCAGCGATGCCCTCGCCGCGCCCCACGAAGCCCATGCCCTCGTTCGTCGTGAACTTCACGCTCGCGCCCGCGGGCCCCAGCCCGAGCGCGCCGCCCAGGGTCTCGCGGATGTCCTCCCTGAAGCCGCCCAGCTCGGGCGCCTCGCAGATGACTGTGGCGTCCACGTGCAGCGGGCGGTAGCCGAGGTCCTCGAGCAACTCGAGCACGTGGGCCAGCAGCGCCGTGCTGTCCGCGCCCGCCCACTTCGTGTCGGTGTCCGGGAAGTGCTGGCCGATGTCTCCGAGGCCGGCGGCGCCCAGCAGCGCGTCGATGACGGCGTGGGTGAGCACGTCGGCGTCGGAGTGCCCTGCCAGGCCCCGTTCGGCGGGTATCTCCAGGCCACCGAGGATGAGCGGGCGCCCCTCCACGAAGCGATGGGAGTCGTAGCCGATGCCCGAGCGGGCGCTCACCCCAGCGGCTCCATCCGGCGCCGGCGGCGGTCGAACACGGCGATCTCGGACACCCCGAGCGAGCGCAGCAGCTCGACGGCGCGTTCGTAGCGGTGCCCCACGTGCCCGGGCACGTGCGCGTCGCTGGACAGCGCCACGGGCCGCCCGGCCTCCAGGCACAGCTCGAGGAAGGCCGGCGCGGGGTAGATCTCCCCCACCGGTTTGCGCAGCCCGGCAGTCGACACCTCGATGGCCACGTCCGAGTCGGCGATGCCGTCCATCGCGCGATCGTAGAAGCGCCGCAGGTCACCGTCGGGCACGGGACGGTCGGATCCCCAGACCTTCACGAGGTCCGGGTGGGCCAGGATGTCGAACATCCCGCTGCGCGCCGCCTCGCCGAGCGTCTCGAAGTAGCGCCTCCAGACGCGCTCCGGCGAGCCGCCCGTGCTCCACACGTCCCAGTCGCCGGCCATGTCCACGGCGTCATCGTGCAGGAAGTGGACCGAGCCCACCACGTAGTCCCATTCCTGCTCGTCGAGCATCGCGGCCATGCGGTCCTCGGCGCCGGGCACGAAGTCCGCCTCGATGCCCAGCTTGAGCGGCGTCTCCTCGCGCACGAAGCGGCAGTACTCCTCGATGTCGTCGGTGGCAGCGGCGCGCCAGAATGGGTGCTGCCAGACGTCGAGGGCGCGGGAGAAGCGGTGCACGTGCTCGGACACCCCGAGCTCTGAGATGCCCCGCTCCCGAGCCGCGTCGAGGTAGCGCTCGACGTTGGCCGCGCTGCGGTAGTCGGGGTCCTCGTCGTCGGGGCGCAGGTGGACGTGGTAGTCCGTGAGCATCAGGCAGACATCAGAACGTCGGCGATCACCAGGTCGGCCGGGCGGGTGACCTTGATGTTCTCGGGCGGGGCCTCCACGATGCACACCGCCCCGCCGGCGGCCTCCACCAGCGCAGCGTCGTCGGTGGCGGCGGCGAGCGCCTCGTCATCGATGTCCAGCGCGCGGCGCAGCACGTCCGCGCGGAAGGCCTGCGGGGTCTGGATGGCCCACAGCACCGAGCGGTCGAGGGTGCGCAGCACGCGGCCGCCGCCGTCGGCCTCCTTCATGCTGTCGGTGACCCTGGCGGCGGCGATGGCCCCATCCGTCCCGTCGAGCGCGTCCACGCAGCGGCGCACCAGGTCCGGCGTCACGAGCGGGCGCGCGGCGTCGTGCACCACGGCGACGGTGGCCTCGGGGGCGGCCGCCAGCGCGAGGCGCACCGACGCCGAGCGCGACGGCCCGCCCAATACGCGGTCGGGCGCCTCCTCCCAGCCGGGCGGGACGGCCACCACCACGCGCTCGCACACCTCGGCGAGCGCGTCGATGCTCCAGTCCAGCAGCGCTCGGCCTCGCAACGGGACGAACGCCTTGGGACCCGGGGCCCCAAGGCGCTCTCCGCTGCCGGCCGCGGGAACGATCCCGACGACGGCCAATGTCTCTCAGCTCAGACGGGCGCTACTTCGCCGCCGCGGCGGCGCCGTTGCGGTCGGCGTGGGCGTCCTCGATCAGCGAGTCGAGATGCTCCTCAGCCTCGTCCTCCTCCATGTCGAGCGCGTACATCAGCTCGGACGCGAGGATCTTCTTGGCGCGGGTGTACATCTGCTTCTCGCCCGTCGAGAGGCCCTTCTCGACCTCGCGGATGGCGAGGTTGCGCACAACCTCGGCGAGCTCGTACACGTCGCCCGTCTTGATCTTGTCCCGGTTGTGCTTGAAGCGCCGGTTCCAGTTCTTGGGCATCTCGCTCACGTCATCGCGGAGGACGGCGAGGACCTTCTCGACCGCCTCGTCCCCGATCACGCGGCGAAGACCGGCCCTGCCGGCGTTCTCCGACGGGACCATCACGGTCATGTCGTTGTGGAGGATCTGGATCGTGAGGTACTCGCGGCGCTCGCCGAGAACCTCCTTCAGCTCCTTCTTGAGGACCTTGCCTGCCCCGTGATGCGGGTAGACGACCTGATCCCCGATCTCGTATTCGATGTGCGGGATCTCGCGGTCGACGTCGAGGCCCTCGACTCCATCCAGCGTCTCCTCGGTGATGGTGTTCCCTCCTTCAGTCCGGCGCCGGTCCGGGCGCACGGCTCAGGTTTGCAGATAGCGGTCCACGAGGTTGATCTCCTGCAGCCGGCGAAGGCCCTCGCGGATGTCCTTCGCCCGCATGTCACCGACGCCGTCGACTGACTCCAGCTCCGGGTCGGTGGCGGCGAGAATCTCGTCAAGGCCCCCGAACTCCCGCACGATGCTCTGGATGACCAGCTTCGGGAGGCGGGGGATGCGGCCGAGGATGCGGTAACCCCTCGGCGAGGCGGCATGGTCCAGGGTGTTGAGCTTGCGGTCGTAGCCGAGCAGCTCGGACAGCCGCCCGAAGTCGAGCAGGTCCTGGTGCGTAAGGCGGGCGAGCGAGTCCAGCACGAGCGCGAAGCTCTCCTCGGAGTGCTCGGCGAGGTAGTCGTGCACCAGAGCGGCCTTCTCGGCGGCCACGCCCACCATGACCTCCTCCAGCTGCATCTCGATGAGCCGGCCCTCGGTGCCCAGCTCCACGATGTAGCGCTCGATCTCGACCGCCATGCGCGTGACCAGCTCGGCGCGCTGGAGCACCGTGAGCACGTCGTGCAAAGTGACGCCGCCCTCGAACTCGAGCGCGGTGAGGCGGGTGGAGACCTGATCGAGGCGGCTGCGGTACTTGTCGAGCGTGGCCAGGGCCTGGTTGGCCTTGGCGAGGATGGCCGGGATGTCCTCGAGGATGTACTTGGCGCCGTCGAGGTAGAGCGAGACCACGTCGCGGCTGCCGGAGATGGCGATCACCAGCGCGCCGGTCTGCTTGGACACGCGCTCGGCGGTGCGATGGCGGGTGCCGGTCTCCAGCGAGAGGATCGTGGGGTCCGGCATGAGCTGCACGTTGGCCCAGTTGATCTTCGTGCAGTTGGTGTTGAGGATGATCGCGCCGTCCATCTTGGCCAGCTGGTAGAGGAACGGCGGCGTGTAGTCGATGTCGAGCTTGATGCCGCCCGAGTAGAGGAAGGACAGCTCGTCCTGCTCGCCGATGCAGACGAGGGCGCCCGTGCGCGCCTGCACGATGTGGTCGATTCCCTCGCGGACCGCGGTGCCCG comes from the Thermoleophilaceae bacterium genome and includes:
- the rlmB gene encoding 23S rRNA (guanosine(2251)-2'-O)-methyltransferase RlmB: MILYGRNPVREALRGRRRVTRVWAAQGAAREPWLQGVAVEAADDHQLTERCGSPDHQGVCADAGAYPYADGDGLLAADDALVVCLDQVTDPRNLGAVCRVAECAGASGVVIPERRSAEITPAACKASAGAVEHLHVARVRNVADWLAQAKEAGAWVYGADPGGVPYTRPDYAGKTVLVMGSEGGGLRPRVRDACDELVALPVRGKVASLNVSSAAAALVYGILQSRLDKAP
- the cysS gene encoding cysteine--tRNA ligase, translated to MRTIRLHDTLTGEERPLEPRDPGKAGIYACGPTVYSRIHVGNARPYVVYSLLKRFLEHEGYDVTLVVNVTDVNDKIYAAAREHDVTSEELAREMTAHYVDHTDRLGLGRPDSEPLASETIDGIVDLIQALLDGGHAYESGGDVYFRVASHEGYGKLSNRELDDMDQGEEDSRVTMALKESPHDFALWKAQKPGEDTAWDAPWGRGRPGWHIECSAMAEHILGLDFDIHGGGSDLIFPHHENEIAQTEAGRGRPLARLWMHNGMIRIEGEKMAKSVGNIFQLSEALDTYGRDTLVMYLVGGHYRKPLAFSPDALTDASARVDRVREFCRRLDPDAPQPDALAPFEQRFFDRLADDFDTAGACRGELFGWIAEGNRRLDGGETLGVGAFRDMLWALGLEGLLDCSAEEVPAEVRRLVDERQAARDARDFETADAKRDESAALGWVVRDTPEGPRIERA
- the ispF gene encoding 2-C-methyl-D-erythritol 2,4-cyclodiphosphate synthase, with the protein product MSARSGIGYDSHRFVEGRPLILGGLEIPAERGLAGHSDADVLTHAVIDALLGAAGLGDIGQHFPDTDTKWAGADSTALLAHVLELLEDLGYRPLHVDATVICEAPELGGFREDIRETLGGALGLGPAGASVKFTTNEGMGFVGRGEGIAALAVATVDLAD
- a CDS encoding histidinol-phosphatase, with the protein product MLTDYHVHLRPDDEDPDYRSAANVERYLDAARERGISELGVSEHVHRFSRALDVWQHPFWRAAATDDIEEYCRFVREETPLKLGIEADFVPGAEDRMAAMLDEQEWDYVVGSVHFLHDDAVDMAGDWDVWSTGGSPERVWRRYFETLGEAARSGMFDILAHPDLVKVWGSDRPVPDGDLRRFYDRAMDGIADSDVAIEVSTAGLRKPVGEIYPAPAFLELCLEAGRPVALSSDAHVPGHVGHRYERAVELLRSLGVSEIAVFDRRRRRMEPLG
- the ispD gene encoding 2-C-methyl-D-erythritol 4-phosphate cytidylyltransferase translates to MAVVGIVPAAGSGERLGAPGPKAFVPLRGRALLDWSIDALAEVCERVVVAVPPGWEEAPDRVLGGPSRSASVRLALAAAPEATVAVVHDAARPLVTPDLVRRCVDALDGTDGAIAAARVTDSMKEADGGGRVLRTLDRSVLWAIQTPQAFRADVLRRALDIDDEALAAATDDAALVEAAGGAVCIVEAPPENIKVTRPADLVIADVLMSA
- a CDS encoding CarD family transcriptional regulator, encoding MRPDRRRTEGGNTITEETLDGVEGLDVDREIPHIEYEIGDQVVYPHHGAGKVLKKELKEVLGERREYLTIQILHNDMTVMVPSENAGRAGLRRVIGDEAVEKVLAVLRDDVSEMPKNWNRRFKHNRDKIKTGDVYELAEVVRNLAIREVEKGLSTGEKQMYTRAKKILASELMYALDMEEDEAEEHLDSLIEDAHADRNGAAAAAK
- the disA gene encoding DNA integrity scanning diadenylate cyclase DisA, giving the protein MQVHSGDDVAEPNRQEPRLVRALEMIAPGTAVREGIDHIVQARTGALVCIGEQDELSFLYSGGIKLDIDYTPPFLYQLAKMDGAIILNTNCTKINWANVQLMPDPTILSLETGTRHRTAERVSKQTGALVIAISGSRDVVSLYLDGAKYILEDIPAILAKANQALATLDKYRSRLDQVSTRLTALEFEGGVTLHDVLTVLQRAELVTRMAVEIERYIVELGTEGRLIEMQLEEVMVGVAAEKAALVHDYLAEHSEESFALVLDSLARLTHQDLLDFGRLSELLGYDRKLNTLDHAASPRGYRILGRIPRLPKLVIQSIVREFGGLDEILAATDPELESVDGVGDMRAKDIREGLRRLQEINLVDRYLQT